A single Arachnia propionica DNA region contains:
- a CDS encoding ATP-binding protein yields MYRRREAEATLLSLMGQFKVVLVTGARQVGKTTMLQHVLPEDFRYVTLDDPRAGVLAREDPVLFFDANRLPVAVDEIQRVPGLFQQVKFLVDQSPETGCVVLTGSQTFHLMQGVSESLAGRVAILEMTGMSLRELTGCGGRGPYVPSEVGDDGRCESPENLDLWATIHRGSMPRLMDPSVSWDAFYTGYVRTYLERDVRDLITVKDEASFYHFLVACAARTGRLVNHSAFARDAGVDTKTAQSWLSVLQASGVVRLLRPFWSNATKRLTKTPKLYFTDTGLACHLLGWSSPETLRRGAMAGQVFETFVVGEVVKSYLNAGGDARNVHFYRDARQREIDLIIQEGRVLHPVEIKTSATVTREAAAGFSVLNDVGDYDVGAGAIICQAREPYPVTATVKAVPVWSI; encoded by the coding sequence ATGTACAGGCGTCGCGAGGCCGAGGCAACGCTGCTGTCCCTCATGGGACAGTTCAAGGTGGTGTTGGTGACCGGGGCGCGTCAGGTCGGCAAGACCACGATGCTGCAACACGTGCTGCCCGAGGACTTCCGCTACGTGACGCTCGACGACCCCCGGGCCGGGGTGCTCGCCCGGGAGGACCCGGTGCTCTTCTTCGACGCCAACCGGCTGCCCGTGGCCGTTGACGAGATTCAGCGGGTTCCCGGGCTGTTCCAGCAGGTCAAGTTTCTCGTCGATCAGTCCCCCGAGACGGGGTGCGTCGTGCTGACCGGCTCCCAGACCTTCCACCTCATGCAGGGCGTCAGCGAGTCGCTCGCGGGGCGGGTCGCGATCCTGGAGATGACGGGCATGTCCCTGCGGGAGCTCACCGGTTGCGGGGGGAGGGGCCCCTATGTCCCGTCGGAGGTCGGCGACGACGGAAGGTGCGAGTCTCCTGAGAACCTCGATCTGTGGGCCACGATCCACCGCGGATCGATGCCCCGGCTCATGGATCCCTCGGTGTCCTGGGACGCCTTCTACACGGGATATGTCCGCACCTACCTTGAGAGGGATGTGCGCGATCTCATCACCGTCAAGGATGAGGCGAGTTTCTATCATTTCCTCGTCGCCTGTGCCGCGCGCACGGGCAGGCTCGTCAATCACAGCGCCTTCGCCCGGGACGCCGGGGTCGACACCAAGACGGCGCAGAGCTGGCTCTCGGTCCTACAGGCCTCCGGCGTGGTGCGCCTGCTGCGCCCGTTCTGGTCCAATGCGACCAAGCGGCTCACCAAGACTCCCAAGCTCTACTTCACGGACACGGGGCTGGCCTGTCACCTGTTGGGGTGGAGTTCTCCGGAGACCCTGCGCAGAGGGGCGATGGCCGGTCAAGTGTTCGAGACCTTCGTCGTCGGCGAGGTCGTCAAGTCCTATCTCAACGCAGGCGGTGACGCCCGGAACGTGCATTTCTACCGGGATGCCCGTCAACGGGAAATCGACCTGATCATCCAGGAAGGGCGTGTGCTGCATCCCGTTGAGATCAAGACGTCGGCAACGGTGACTCGTGAGGCTGCAGCGGGCTTCTCCGTTCTCAACGACGTCGGCGACTACGACGTCGGCGCGGGCGCCATCATCTGCCAGGCCCGGGAGCCCTACCCCGTGACGGCCACCGTGAAGGCGGTCCCCGTCTGGTCGATCTGA
- a CDS encoding alpha/beta hydrolase produces MNDEKLELTREWDKVFPHSDEVDHEKVTFHNRYGITLAADLYRPKGARGPLAAITVSGPFGAVKEQSSGLYAQTMAERGFLTLAFDPSYTGESGGAPRYMASPDINTEDFSAAVDHLSCREDVDPERIGIIGICGWGGMAINAAALDPRIRATVASTMYDMSRIAAKGYFDEQDSAAARDSARARFAAQRTADYRSGSYARAGGVVDPLPEDVPAFVRDYHDYYKTPRGYHLRSLNSNEGWNVVGTASFLNQPLLAYAGEIRTPVLVVHGEKAHSRYMGEGAFAQLTGENKELLIVPGASHTDLYDGGGRDAILFDRITEFFRASLA; encoded by the coding sequence ATGAACGACGAGAAGCTCGAATTGACCCGGGAATGGGACAAGGTTTTTCCCCACAGCGACGAGGTGGACCACGAGAAGGTTACCTTCCACAACCGTTACGGCATCACCCTGGCGGCCGACCTCTACCGGCCCAAGGGGGCCAGGGGCCCCCTCGCCGCGATCACCGTGTCCGGTCCCTTCGGTGCGGTCAAGGAACAGTCCAGCGGCCTGTACGCCCAGACCATGGCCGAGCGAGGATTCCTCACCCTCGCTTTCGACCCCAGCTACACCGGGGAATCGGGCGGCGCTCCCCGCTACATGGCCTCCCCGGACATCAACACCGAGGACTTCAGCGCCGCCGTCGACCACCTCAGCTGCCGTGAGGATGTCGATCCCGAAAGGATCGGCATCATCGGCATCTGCGGCTGGGGTGGCATGGCCATCAACGCCGCAGCCCTCGACCCCCGGATCAGGGCCACGGTGGCCTCCACCATGTACGACATGAGCCGCATTGCCGCCAAGGGCTACTTCGACGAACAGGACTCCGCCGCGGCGCGCGACTCTGCCCGTGCCCGGTTCGCCGCCCAGCGCACCGCCGACTACCGTTCCGGGTCCTACGCGCGGGCCGGTGGAGTGGTCGATCCGCTGCCCGAGGACGTCCCTGCCTTCGTCAGGGACTACCACGACTACTACAAGACCCCGCGCGGCTACCACCTCCGTTCCCTCAATTCCAACGAGGGATGGAACGTCGTGGGCACCGCGTCCTTTCTCAACCAGCCGCTGCTCGCCTACGCAGGCGAGATCAGGACCCCGGTGCTGGTGGTTCACGGCGAGAAGGCGCACTCGCGCTACATGGGGGAGGGGGCTTTCGCCCAGCTGACCGGGGAGAACAAGGAACTCCTCATCGTCCCGGGGGCCAGTCACACGGACCTGTACGACGGCGGCGGCAGGGATGCGATTCTCTTCGACAGGATCACCGAGTTCTTCCGGGCAAGCCTCGCCTGA
- a CDS encoding LysR family transcriptional regulator — MEIRTLRYFLAVAREENMTRAAEQLHVTQPTLSKQMKSLERELGSTLFTRRSFSIALTEEGRLLRRRAEDLVAMADRITDEFLELDDVLGGDLYLGLAESHQVRFLAREIKRLKEDCPGMRYHITSGDTEQVTEKLDKGLLDFAALVEEPDTARYEALNLPEADRWGIVTRADGELARKARVSVDDLEGLPLFCSEQSWAADLPRWAGARMAELRLEGTFRLAYNGSVFAREGLGHLLTFARLVDTGEDSGLVFRPLWPVLESPMYLIWHRQQVLSPIARRFLTQVSAALEEETTNAGRH; from the coding sequence TTGGAGATCCGAACCCTGCGATACTTCCTCGCCGTGGCCCGCGAGGAGAACATGACCCGGGCCGCCGAGCAGCTCCACGTCACCCAGCCGACTCTGTCCAAGCAGATGAAATCCCTGGAACGCGAGCTGGGAAGCACACTCTTCACCCGCCGTTCCTTCTCCATCGCCCTGACCGAGGAGGGCAGGCTACTGCGGCGCCGCGCCGAGGACCTCGTCGCCATGGCCGACCGCATCACCGACGAGTTCCTGGAGCTCGACGACGTGCTGGGCGGGGACCTCTATCTCGGCCTGGCCGAATCCCACCAGGTGCGTTTCCTCGCCCGCGAGATCAAGCGCCTCAAGGAGGACTGCCCCGGGATGCGGTACCACATCACCAGCGGCGACACCGAACAGGTGACCGAGAAGCTCGACAAGGGCCTGCTCGACTTCGCCGCGCTCGTGGAGGAGCCCGACACCGCGCGGTACGAGGCCCTGAACCTGCCCGAGGCCGACCGGTGGGGCATCGTCACGCGCGCCGATGGCGAACTGGCCCGCAAGGCCCGCGTGAGCGTCGACGACCTGGAGGGGCTACCGCTGTTCTGCTCGGAACAGTCCTGGGCAGCGGACCTGCCGCGGTGGGCCGGCGCACGCATGGCGGAACTCCGTCTGGAGGGAACCTTCCGGCTCGCCTACAACGGCTCCGTCTTCGCCCGGGAGGGCCTGGGCCATCTGCTGACCTTCGCCCGGCTCGTCGACACCGGCGAGGACAGCGGTCTGGTCTTCAGGCCGCTGTGGCCCGTCCTGGAGTCGCCGATGTACCTCATCTGGCATCGACAGCAGGTTCTCTCCCCGATCGCCCGGCGCTTCCTGACGCAGGTGAGCGCGGCCCTCGAGGAGGAAACCACGAACGCGGGCCGGCATTGA
- a CDS encoding YhgE/Pip domain-containing protein translates to MRPESIHSGHRLGWPGLVVLALVPLLAVGTLLGLVRGSNNQGIRAAVVNHDKAVTVDGRIVPLGRQLASEMVAREGTNISWTIADAEDAEAGLNDGRYSAVVTIPEGFSEAATSFSSNDAAIAKQATISVVVSKNAPFADAALAHDIAGLATDTINATLTKAYLENIYIGFNRVGEQFKQIVDGAGKLNEAGSQLADGATTAANNSEKLAGGLGELSAQGKQLGSAANTLAEGSQKLSGAAGTLAGGAGNLANGTRSFAGGIAQLNAQAPRLADGVNQLTDGATPLLEGVSGYTSGTVGVLDGVSELRNGLAQLEAGLNSQLDPEAMKEAQAALGQLVPTLREAQQALKQYFPGASNITIEEVRSKLAAFDAQLNKLDSTLAGYASGETPPPSELKEFAQRLVANWKCPIEDAETCKLLREAYQQGVGDALNKGFQQGAKAALGVLQQTDPKTGKTLLETARGFSRMGLGMTESVIKLRDALAKVVPAGTDPLTALEQLPSKITEQAQKLTGGVAKLREGADTILTKAEPLRTNAEQLGTGATQLLGGLRQLRNQTSALPAATARLAEGANQLASGSSQLADGAGQLSSGVGQLSSGAGQLADGTGKYVTGVGQAADGATQLAAGLLRLGAGSRELSQGLGAFHDKLSEAGSKLPNYSDSDRDTLSQVVASPVLKDGKVYEAMMVPLAALLAVAALWLGSLLSWSFARPVPSDLIASSRTSATLWLRTLWPPAALGAVQGLLFGVAVGMALELTPGRTIGAAALLTMVGVSFAVVNHALTGWFGNVGRGISVLALVVTVALGLTSTTPGWVQGVAGISPLHNGLLLVRTFLVSGSGLVALGGAALLFGVIAVGLSYLAIASRRHLTADQFRSRVVGVAGV, encoded by the coding sequence ATGAGACCTGAAAGCATTCATTCCGGACATCGCCTCGGTTGGCCGGGGCTCGTCGTGCTGGCCCTGGTGCCGCTGCTCGCAGTCGGCACCCTGCTGGGGTTGGTGCGCGGCAGCAACAATCAGGGAATCCGCGCCGCCGTGGTCAACCACGACAAGGCGGTGACCGTCGACGGCCGGATCGTGCCGCTGGGACGGCAGCTGGCCTCCGAGATGGTGGCCCGGGAGGGAACCAACATCTCGTGGACCATCGCCGACGCCGAGGACGCCGAGGCCGGGTTGAACGACGGCCGCTACTCCGCCGTCGTCACCATCCCCGAGGGCTTCTCCGAGGCCGCCACCTCCTTCAGCAGCAACGACGCCGCCATCGCGAAACAGGCCACCATAAGCGTCGTGGTCTCCAAGAACGCGCCCTTTGCCGACGCGGCCCTTGCGCACGACATCGCGGGCCTGGCCACCGACACCATCAACGCCACCCTCACGAAGGCCTACCTGGAGAACATCTACATCGGTTTCAACAGGGTGGGGGAACAGTTCAAGCAGATCGTCGACGGGGCGGGCAAACTCAACGAGGCCGGCTCCCAGCTCGCCGACGGCGCAACCACCGCCGCCAACAACTCCGAGAAACTCGCCGGCGGGCTTGGCGAGCTGTCCGCTCAGGGAAAACAGCTCGGCAGCGCCGCGAACACCCTGGCCGAGGGGTCGCAGAAACTCAGCGGTGCAGCGGGAACCCTCGCCGGCGGGGCGGGGAACCTCGCGAACGGCACCCGGAGTTTCGCGGGGGGCATTGCCCAGCTGAACGCCCAGGCGCCGCGACTCGCGGACGGGGTCAACCAGCTCACCGACGGGGCCACGCCGCTGCTGGAGGGGGTCTCCGGATACACCTCGGGCACCGTCGGTGTCCTCGACGGGGTGAGTGAACTGCGAAACGGCCTGGCCCAGCTCGAAGCAGGCCTGAACTCCCAGCTCGACCCGGAGGCCATGAAGGAGGCCCAGGCGGCCCTCGGACAGCTAGTCCCGACCCTGCGCGAGGCCCAGCAGGCCCTCAAACAGTACTTCCCGGGGGCGAGCAACATCACCATCGAGGAGGTACGTTCCAAGCTCGCGGCCTTCGACGCACAACTGAACAAACTCGACTCCACCCTGGCCGGGTACGCCTCCGGTGAGACACCGCCGCCGTCGGAGCTGAAGGAGTTCGCCCAGCGGCTGGTCGCGAACTGGAAGTGCCCGATCGAGGACGCCGAGACCTGCAAGCTGCTTCGCGAGGCCTACCAGCAGGGGGTCGGGGATGCCCTGAACAAGGGTTTCCAGCAGGGAGCGAAAGCGGCCCTCGGCGTGCTGCAGCAAACCGACCCGAAGACCGGAAAGACCCTGCTGGAAACCGCCCGTGGGTTCTCGCGGATGGGGTTGGGAATGACCGAGTCGGTCATCAAGCTGCGCGACGCGTTGGCGAAGGTCGTGCCCGCAGGAACCGATCCCCTGACCGCTCTGGAGCAGCTGCCGTCGAAGATCACCGAGCAGGCGCAGAAACTGACCGGTGGGGTCGCGAAACTCCGTGAGGGAGCCGACACCATCCTCACCAAGGCCGAGCCGCTGCGCACCAACGCCGAACAGCTCGGCACCGGCGCCACTCAGCTGCTGGGCGGTTTGCGGCAGCTGCGGAACCAGACCTCCGCGCTGCCTGCCGCGACGGCCCGCCTGGCCGAGGGGGCGAATCAACTCGCCAGCGGATCGTCGCAGCTGGCCGACGGGGCCGGGCAGCTCTCCTCGGGGGTGGGGCAACTCTCCTCCGGGGCCGGGCAGCTGGCCGACGGAACCGGCAAGTACGTGACCGGCGTCGGCCAGGCCGCCGACGGGGCAACCCAGCTCGCCGCGGGGCTGCTGCGGCTTGGTGCGGGGTCGCGGGAACTGTCGCAGGGGCTCGGGGCCTTCCACGACAAGCTCTCCGAGGCCGGATCCAAACTACCCAACTACAGCGACTCCGACCGCGACACGTTGTCGCAGGTGGTCGCCTCTCCCGTGCTGAAGGACGGGAAGGTCTACGAGGCGATGATGGTGCCGCTGGCCGCGCTGCTCGCGGTGGCGGCCCTGTGGCTCGGGTCGCTGTTGTCGTGGAGCTTCGCCCGTCCCGTTCCCTCCGACCTGATCGCGTCCTCCCGCACCAGCGCGACCCTGTGGCTGCGCACCCTCTGGCCCCCGGCCGCGCTCGGCGCGGTCCAGGGCCTGCTGTTCGGCGTCGCGGTCGGCATGGCTCTCGAACTGACGCCGGGACGCACCATCGGCGCGGCAGCCCTGCTGACGATGGTCGGGGTGAGTTTCGCCGTCGTCAACCATGCCCTGACCGGCTGGTTCGGCAACGTGGGTCGCGGGATCTCGGTGCTGGCCCTGGTGGTCACCGTCGCTCTCGGGCTGACCTCCACCACGCCGGGCTGGGTCCAGGGGGTCGCGGGAATCTCGCCGCTGCACAACGGTCTGCTGCTGGTGCGCACCTTCCTGGTCAGCGGATCGGGCCTGGTGGCGCTCGGCGGGGCGGCGCTGCTGTTCGGGGTGATCGCCGTCGGGTTGTCGTACCTGGCGATCGCATCCCGCCGGCACCTGACCGCCGACCAGTTCCGCAGCCGCGTGGTGGGGGTAGCGGGGGTGTAA
- a CDS encoding MMPL family transporter has product MSAQLYALGRWCFRHAKLVLASWLVIVLAVGGAALAFGGGFADVFKIPGSPSQVALDKLKMTFPQGAMTQAAAIFVAPEGGRVEDFRGVIEDTISELEAIDFVDSATSPWNERISGMVSDDGRAAIVAILIDVKGAPSNEQLAQLTAVAERMAQRLPQGATLDMGGQAFNIELPRLSVTEIAGLGVALVVLTLVLGSLVASGLPLLTAVTGVGVTMAVMLLIARLASINSTTPMLAVMLGLAVGIDYALFILSRHRNQLGEGMTAEESTARAVGTAGSAVVFAGLTVFIALLGLGVSGIPFLTVMGAFAALAIVLAVFIALTMLPALMGLLGERLRPRPKKPRRRRKPRGGGAFAWWGRVTTGHPVVVLLVVVVCLGALTIPGLGLRTALPNSGQHTEGAPDRVTYDLISQHFGVGRNGPLVLTADVISSKDPLKLVADLKEEVEAIDGVAAVPLATPNQNAEVAMLQVVPTTGPDDPATADLVQTLRDRHDQWLERYGVETAVTGMTAMQIDVNSRLVGALLPFGMLVVGLSLVLLAAVFRSVWVPVKATLGFLLSVGAAFGATKLVFNDGHLTQMVNLERGMPVISFLPILLMGILFGLAMDYEVFLVSRIREEYVHGKKPVDAIRDGMAASGPVVVAAAVIMFSVFAFFVPEGISSIKQIAFALAVGVAIDAFCVRMTLVPAVMALLGKRAWWLPRWLDKALPTFDVEGEVLTEKLKLARWPGGDHLLYAEEVAVEGLLPPTSLVLEAGNVIGVAGPVSSRTGLALALSGRLSITSGRARVAGELLPGAATAVHRRTRYADLANDPAALSALRPIPGSVAFVDSVETLDVGDERLAGLIDRFRGDGTSALVLCASSESILETLPVDGVFVVDQPVRSIR; this is encoded by the coding sequence ATGTCCGCTCAGCTCTACGCTCTCGGTCGCTGGTGTTTCAGACACGCGAAACTGGTCCTCGCCTCATGGCTGGTCATCGTCCTGGCCGTGGGCGGTGCGGCCCTGGCCTTCGGGGGCGGTTTCGCGGACGTGTTCAAAATCCCCGGTTCCCCCTCCCAGGTGGCCCTCGACAAGCTGAAAATGACCTTCCCGCAGGGTGCCATGACCCAGGCCGCCGCGATCTTCGTGGCCCCGGAGGGCGGCCGGGTCGAAGACTTCCGCGGCGTCATCGAGGACACCATCAGCGAGCTGGAGGCGATCGACTTCGTGGACTCGGCCACCTCCCCGTGGAACGAGCGGATCTCGGGAATGGTCTCCGACGACGGCCGGGCGGCCATCGTCGCGATCCTGATCGACGTCAAAGGCGCCCCGAGCAACGAGCAGCTCGCGCAACTCACAGCCGTCGCCGAACGCATGGCCCAGCGGCTGCCGCAGGGCGCCACCCTCGACATGGGAGGCCAGGCCTTCAACATCGAACTGCCGAGGCTGAGCGTCACGGAGATCGCGGGCCTGGGGGTCGCGCTGGTGGTGCTGACGCTGGTGCTCGGTTCCCTGGTGGCCTCGGGGCTGCCGCTGCTGACCGCGGTTACGGGGGTGGGGGTGACCATGGCCGTCATGCTCCTCATCGCCCGCCTGGCCAGCATCAACTCGACCACCCCGATGCTGGCGGTGATGCTGGGGCTCGCGGTCGGCATCGACTACGCCCTGTTCATCCTCTCCCGCCACCGCAACCAGCTGGGCGAGGGTATGACGGCGGAGGAATCGACGGCCCGGGCCGTCGGGACCGCCGGTTCGGCCGTGGTGTTCGCCGGGTTGACGGTGTTCATCGCCCTGCTCGGGCTCGGGGTCTCGGGGATCCCGTTCCTAACCGTGATGGGCGCGTTCGCGGCCCTGGCCATCGTGCTGGCGGTGTTCATCGCACTGACTATGCTGCCCGCGCTGATGGGGCTGCTGGGGGAGCGGCTGCGGCCCCGGCCGAAGAAGCCCCGGCGGCGCCGCAAGCCCCGCGGGGGTGGCGCCTTCGCCTGGTGGGGTCGCGTCACCACCGGGCATCCCGTTGTGGTGCTGCTGGTAGTGGTGGTCTGCCTCGGGGCGTTGACGATCCCGGGCCTGGGGTTGCGCACCGCCCTGCCGAACTCCGGGCAGCACACCGAGGGCGCCCCGGATCGCGTCACCTACGACCTGATCTCGCAACATTTCGGGGTGGGGCGCAACGGTCCGCTGGTGCTGACCGCCGACGTCATCTCCAGCAAGGATCCGCTGAAGCTGGTGGCCGACCTCAAGGAGGAGGTGGAGGCGATCGACGGTGTTGCCGCGGTGCCGCTGGCCACCCCCAACCAGAATGCGGAGGTCGCGATGCTCCAGGTGGTGCCCACCACCGGACCCGACGACCCCGCCACCGCAGACCTCGTCCAGACCCTGCGAGACCGGCACGACCAATGGCTGGAACGCTACGGCGTCGAGACCGCCGTCACGGGCATGACCGCCATGCAGATCGACGTCAACTCCCGTCTCGTTGGGGCGCTGCTGCCGTTCGGGATGCTCGTGGTCGGGTTGTCACTGGTGCTGCTGGCCGCGGTGTTCCGGTCGGTGTGGGTGCCCGTAAAGGCCACCCTCGGTTTCCTGCTGTCGGTCGGGGCCGCTTTCGGGGCCACCAAACTCGTGTTCAACGACGGGCACCTGACCCAGATGGTGAACCTGGAACGCGGGATGCCCGTGATCTCCTTCCTGCCGATCCTGCTGATGGGAATCCTGTTCGGCCTGGCCATGGACTACGAGGTGTTCCTCGTCTCCCGGATCCGCGAGGAGTACGTGCACGGCAAGAAACCCGTCGACGCAATCCGTGACGGCATGGCCGCATCCGGGCCGGTGGTGGTGGCCGCCGCCGTGATCATGTTCTCGGTGTTCGCGTTCTTCGTCCCGGAGGGCATCAGTTCCATCAAACAGATCGCCTTCGCCCTCGCCGTCGGGGTGGCGATCGACGCCTTCTGCGTGCGCATGACGCTGGTGCCGGCGGTGATGGCGCTGCTCGGGAAGCGGGCCTGGTGGCTGCCGCGCTGGCTGGACAAGGCCCTGCCCACCTTCGATGTCGAGGGCGAGGTCCTCACGGAGAAACTGAAACTGGCCCGGTGGCCCGGCGGCGACCACCTGCTCTACGCCGAGGAGGTCGCGGTCGAGGGACTGCTGCCGCCCACCAGCCTGGTGCTGGAGGCTGGGAACGTGATCGGCGTCGCGGGCCCCGTCTCGTCCAGGACCGGGTTGGCGCTGGCGCTGTCGGGCAGGCTCAGCATCACCTCGGGGCGCGCCCGGGTGGCGGGGGAGTTGCTGCCCGGAGCCGCCACCGCCGTGCACCGCCGCACCCGCTACGCCGACCTGGCCAACGATCCCGCGGCCCTGTCCGCGCTGCGCCCGATCCCGGGCAGCGTCGCCTTCGTCGACTCGGTGGAAACCCTCGACGTTGGTGACGAACGCCTGGCCGGTCTGATCGACCGGTTCCGCGGCGACGGAACCTCGGCGCTGGTGCTGTGCGCCAGCAGCGAATCGATCCTCGAAACCCTCCCCGTCGATGGCGTGTTCGTCGTCGACCAGCCCGTCAGGAGCATCCGATGA
- a CDS encoding TetR/AcrR family transcriptional regulator, with protein sequence MTDLTPRREATVGRLVEAAITQFAARGIDATSVEQLCDAAGFTRGAFYSNFTSKDDLCTAVIERYRDNVLASLSETIAELPPEADVKTVASTTLEHFLKVLAPSREMKVTLTEIRLRALRSPGLAAQLEQLSEETRPALVGFIESLAARMDVKFVLPTEHILTVFDALYSYEIQGYNKDSVRQLLTPLAISLISASGKPQ encoded by the coding sequence ATGACCGACCTGACGCCGCGCCGGGAGGCCACCGTGGGCCGGCTGGTGGAGGCAGCCATCACCCAGTTCGCGGCTCGGGGCATCGACGCGACCAGCGTGGAACAGCTGTGCGACGCCGCGGGATTCACCAGGGGGGCCTTCTACTCCAATTTCACATCCAAGGACGACCTGTGCACGGCCGTCATCGAGCGCTACCGCGACAACGTGCTCGCCAGCCTGTCCGAGACCATCGCGGAACTACCCCCGGAGGCGGACGTCAAGACGGTTGCCAGCACCACCCTGGAGCATTTCCTGAAGGTCCTCGCGCCCAGCCGGGAGATGAAGGTCACCCTCACGGAGATCCGCCTGCGGGCGCTGCGCTCCCCCGGTCTGGCAGCCCAGCTAGAGCAGCTCAGCGAGGAAACCCGCCCGGCCCTCGTCGGGTTCATCGAGAGTCTGGCGGCGAGGATGGACGTGAAGTTCGTGCTACCCACCGAGCACATCCTCACCGTCTTCGATGCGCTGTACTCCTACGAGATCCAGGGCTACAACAAGGACAGCGTCCGCCAGCTGCTCACCCCCCTGGCCATCTCCCTCATCAGCGCGAGCGGGAAGCCCCAGTGA